A region from the Onthophagus taurus isolate NC chromosome 8, IU_Otau_3.0, whole genome shotgun sequence genome encodes:
- the LOC111425233 gene encoding gelsolin, cytoplasmic, producing the protein MSSAIIRTLWFAGVLVFMFRESQSATAGRRTTFSTSQNTGSFSSGKGKKVMEPAFEHAGQTPGLEIWRIENFKPVPYPKKDYGKFFTGDSYIVLFTKEKNGVFSWDVHFWLGKETSQDESGAAAILTVQLDDQLGGGPVQHREVQNHETQVFLSHFKSGIRYAPGGVASGFNQVNRDEFETRLFHVKGKRNVRVKQVDVTIGSMNKGDCFILDVGKTIYVYVGPSAKGVEKLKAISAANQIRDQDHSGRGKVIILDSSALSSEYDDFFEALGGGNADDVPDDSASSSDDEFEVDVEKGTTLSKVSDSTGKLTIDAIGTKPLLQSMLDSNDCFILETGGANIYVWVGKKCNAKEKSEAMTKAGQFMETKNYPAWTRVQRIVENAEPTSFKQYFQTWKSATETYSRLIRSIDDEPQAKLELKSSGEAPEFMPDDGSGTVEIFRVENFELADVAKENYGKFFGGDSYVIRYNYDGNNWIIYFWQGDDSSIDEKASSAFHAVRLDNELNGKATQIRVVQGYEPKHFLHIFKGKLIIFMGGHESGFKNIKEHDTYVENETRLYKIRGTSDVDVRAVQLPANSSSLESDDVFIVENDANTWIWYGKESNDIEKNLSANFLELLAPGSSHVDINEGDEPDEFWEALGGKTEYKQSFTDDLKPLSTTLYHAAIKSGRKLKIEEIDDFTQEDLVEDDVMILDAINQVYIWSGKDSTLEEREQTYNYVLEYLAKNHRQGTIVFTIKQDSETEAFKNLFPSWNDEPENTVANTFAALKQKFQEEE; encoded by the exons ATGAGCTCGGCAATAATACGAACGCTTTGGTTCGCCGGTGTTTTGGTTTTCATGTTTAGAGAGTCGCAATCCGCCACCGCAGGACGACGCACTACCTTTTCTACATCGCAAAATACCGGTTCATTCTCAAGtggaaaaggaaaaaaagtCATGGAGCCCGCTTTTGAACATGCTGGGCAAACCCCAGGGTTAGAAATTTGGAGAATTGAG AATTTCAAGCCAGTCCCATATCCAAAGAAAGATTATGGGAAATTTTTCACCGGTGATTCATACATAGTCTTATTT accaaagaaaaaaatggcgTATTTAGTTGGGATGTACATTTTTGGTTGGGAAAAGAAACGTCGCAAGATGAATCTGGAGCAGCCGCGATATTAACGGTACAATTAGATGACCAGTTGGGTGGAGGACCAGTTCAACATCGCGAAGTACAAAATCATGAGACTCAAGTTTTCTTGTCGCATTTTAAAAGTGGAATTCGATACGCCCCTGGAGGTGTTGCGTCTGGATTTAATCAAGTTAATCGCGATGAATTTGAAACGCGGTTGTTCCACGTTAAAGGAAAACGTAATGTTCGCGTTAAACAAGTTGATGTAACTATTGGCTCGATGAATAAAGGGGATTGCTTTATTTTGGATGTTGGAAAAACTATTTATGTTTATGTTGGCCCAAGCGCTAAAGGCGTCGAAAAATTGAAAGCGATTAGCGCTGCCAATCAAATTAGAGATCAAGATCATTCTGGTAGaggaaaagttattattttagattCATCTGCTCTCTCTTCAGAGTACGATGATTTCTTTGAAGCACTCGGTGGCGGAAATGCCGACGATGTTCCCGATGATTCCGCAAGCAGCAGCGATGATGAATTCGAAGTCGACGTTGAGAAAGGCACAACATTATCCAAAGTTTCTGATAGCACAGGAAAATTAACCATCGACGCTATCGGCACCAAACCACTTTTACAATCAATGTTAGATAGCAATGATTGCTTCATCTTGGAAACTGGAGGTGCTAACATTTACGTGTGGGTTGGAAAGAAATGCAATGCTAAAGAGAAATCTGAAGCGATGACAAAAGCTGGGCAATTTATGGAAACGAAAAATTATCCCGCATGGACCCGCGTACAAAGAATCGTCGAAAACGCCGAACCAACCAGCTTTAAACAATACTTCCAAACGTGGAAAAGTGCTACAGAAACTTATAGTAGACTTATTCGTTCGATCGATGATGAACCACAAgctaaattagaattaaaaagttCCGGCGAAGCCCCAGAATTTATGCCAGACGATGGTTCAGGTACCGTCGAAATTTTCCGCGTGGAAAATTTCGAACTCGCCGATGTTGCGAAAGAAAATTACGGAAAATTCTTCGGTGGTGACTCTTACGTCATCAGATATAATTATGACGGGAATAATTGGATCATTTACTTTTGGCAAGGTGATGATTCATCGATCGATGAAAAAGCTTCGTCAGCTTTCCATGCTGTTCGTTTAGACAACGAACTCAACGGAAAAGCAACCCAAATTAGAGTCGTTCAAGGGTACGAACCAAAACATTTCTTACACATTTTCAAAggtaaattaatcattttcatGGGCGGCCACGAAAGCGGattcaaaaacattaaagaacaCGACACTTACGTTGAAAATGAAACTCGTCTTTACAAAATTCGTGGAACGAGTGACGTTGATGTACGCGCAGTTCAACTCCCAGCCAATTCTAGTAGCTTAGAATCCGATGATGTATTTATCGTTGAAAACGATGCTAACACTTGGATTTGGTATGGAAAAGAATCAAacgatattgaaaaaaatctttctgCCAATTTCTTGGAATTACTCGCCCCCGGATCAAGTCACGTTGATATCAACGAAGGCGATGAACCCGACGAATTCTGGGAAGCTTTAGGAGGAAAAACCGAATACAAACAAAGCTTCACCGATGATTTGAAACCATTATCAACCACCCTATATCATGCCGCTATTAAATCAGGAAGAAAACTCAAAATTGAAGAAATCGACGATTTCACACAAGAAGATTTGGTTGAAGATGACGTTATGATTCTTGACGCGATCAACCAAGTTTACATTTGGTCTGGAAAAGATTCCACCCTCGAAGAAAGAGAACAAACTTACAATTACGTTTTGGAATATTTAGCCAAAAATCATCGCCAAGGAACTATTGTGTTCACTATTAAACAAGATTCAGAAACGGAAGCCTTCAAAAACTTATTCCCATCCTGGAATGATGAACCCGAAAACACCGTTGCAAACACTTTTGCTGCTTTAAAACAGAAGTTCCaagaagaagaataa